The following coding sequences lie in one Salmo salar chromosome ssa13, Ssal_v3.1, whole genome shotgun sequence genomic window:
- the caco1 gene encoding Calcium-binding and coiled-coil domain-containing protein 1 has translation MEKAWRVEFRNVGSSYFPQSRVECHYSISSQHTWASHDWVGLFKVGWSSVKDYHTFVWALAPEGYQEGTDVNCCVNFQGTSPSP, from the exons ATGGAGAAGGCTTGGAGGGTGGAGTTTAGGAACGTGGGTAGTAGCTACTTCCCTCAGAGCCGCGTGGAGTGCCACTACAGTATCAGCTCACAACATACCTGGGCCAGTCATGACTGGGTCGGACTCTTCAAG GTGGGATGGTCATCAGTGAAGGACTACCACACCTTTGTTTGGGCCCTGGCCCCAGAAGGCTACCAGGAGGGCACAGATGTCAACTGCTGTGTTAACTTCCAGGGTACTAGTCCCTCTCCTTGA